In Candidatus Methylomirabilota bacterium, the following proteins share a genomic window:
- a CDS encoding SAM-dependent DNA methyltransferase: MSLALNKPKLDNLADEIWKSAERLRGKFKAYEYQNVVLPIIVIRRLECVLIKWREDKAAEVRGKRPGLTEKELAKLVKGLETSTAPFSNKTGWTLRRVYEEDHALLEENFRAYINGFSKNVDDIIEHFNYRATIGQMVKNNRLAPILNQYKELELGPDTLSPLEMGYIYEELLRRFSEQSGEEAGEHFTPREVIRLMVELLDIPIPDRHLSIYDPACGTGGMLSVAKEHLLDRATTPAQKANVEKYVTVHGQELSPTNYAICQADLLIKNDQQAKVHLGNSLIPHDSHSKEPGDQLPESKLRFDFMLSNPPFGVTWGGKDGYETEARKLKTTRYRAGMPRVNDGALLFLQTMLAKMKEPEKGASRIAIIFNGSPLSNGDCGSGESEIRRWILENDWLDAIVMLPDQLFYNTGIFTYIWLLRNDKPVSHQGRVMLIDARLQFEKEPKSFGNKRNRITDAHRAWIEDRYRDGWKNGYADDQVKIFRREDFAYHKVNVVFWQFDEHDKPATVTEPYEKAFTAANLKKEQEFYDSNLTFRVRLKAGKTEKTETLILGPKDNATQKFKALMEGKPEIVSVEWTHRHYVKDDEYIPHGEEIEVFLKREIAKPIIGWQDSPQLGYEILPNKYFYRYQPPTPAKDLLAEFWKLEKESERMLEGLANSR, translated from the coding sequence ATGTCGCTTGCTTTGAACAAACCCAAGCTCGATAACCTTGCTGACGAGATCTGGAAGTCTGCCGAGCGGCTGCGCGGTAAGTTTAAGGCCTACGAATACCAAAACGTCGTCCTGCCGATCATTGTTATCCGCCGTCTGGAGTGCGTGCTGATCAAGTGGCGCGAGGACAAGGCGGCCGAGGTACGCGGTAAGCGGCCAGGGCTCACCGAGAAGGAACTCGCGAAGCTGGTGAAGGGCCTCGAAACCAGTACGGCCCCGTTCTCCAACAAGACCGGCTGGACGTTGCGCAGGGTCTACGAGGAAGACCACGCGCTTCTCGAAGAGAACTTCCGCGCCTATATCAACGGGTTCTCGAAGAACGTCGACGACATCATCGAGCACTTCAACTATCGGGCCACCATCGGCCAGATGGTGAAGAATAATCGCCTCGCCCCGATCCTGAACCAGTACAAGGAGCTGGAACTCGGCCCGGACACGCTCTCGCCGCTGGAGATGGGCTACATCTACGAGGAGCTGCTCCGGCGCTTCTCGGAACAGAGCGGCGAGGAGGCCGGAGAACACTTCACCCCGCGCGAGGTGATTCGCCTGATGGTGGAGCTGCTCGATATCCCCATCCCTGACCGCCATCTCTCCATCTACGACCCGGCTTGCGGGACGGGCGGCATGTTGTCGGTGGCCAAGGAACATCTACTCGACCGCGCGACCACACCGGCGCAGAAGGCCAACGTCGAGAAGTATGTGACCGTCCACGGCCAGGAACTGTCGCCGACCAACTATGCCATCTGCCAGGCCGACTTGCTGATCAAGAACGACCAGCAGGCCAAGGTGCATCTCGGCAACTCGCTCATCCCGCACGACTCACACAGCAAGGAACCGGGCGACCAACTGCCCGAATCGAAGCTCCGCTTCGACTTCATGCTGTCCAATCCACCCTTCGGCGTGACTTGGGGCGGCAAGGACGGCTACGAGACCGAGGCGCGCAAGCTGAAAACGACTCGCTACCGGGCCGGAATGCCGCGCGTCAATGACGGCGCGCTGCTCTTTCTGCAAACCATGCTGGCGAAGATGAAGGAGCCGGAGAAGGGTGCGAGTCGCATCGCCATCATCTTCAACGGCTCGCCGCTTTCCAATGGCGACTGCGGCTCTGGCGAAAGCGAGATCCGCCGCTGGATTCTAGAAAACGACTGGCTCGACGCCATCGTCATGCTGCCCGACCAGCTCTTCTACAACACCGGCATCTTCACCTACATCTGGCTGCTGCGCAACGACAAGCCCGTCTCACACCAGGGCCGAGTGATGCTAATCGACGCCCGTCTGCAGTTCGAGAAAGAACCGAAGTCCTTCGGCAATAAGCGCAACCGCATCACCGACGCCCACCGCGCGTGGATCGAGGATCGCTACCGCGACGGCTGGAAGAACGGCTACGCCGACGACCAGGTGAAGATCTTCCGGCGCGAGGACTTCGCCTACCACAAGGTCAACGTCGTCTTCTGGCAGTTCGACGAGCATGACAAGCCCGCCACCGTCACCGAGCCCTACGAGAAGGCCTTCACCGCCGCGAACCTGAAGAAGGAGCAGGAGTTCTATGACAGCAACCTCACCTTCCGCGTGCGCCTGAAGGCGGGCAAGACCGAGAAGACGGAGACATTGATCCTCGGTCCCAAGGATAACGCCACCCAAAAGTTCAAGGCGCTCATGGAGGGCAAGCCAGAGATCGTCTCGGTGGAGTGGACCCATCGCCACTACGTGAAGGACGACGAATACATCCCGCACGGCGAGGAGATCGAGGTGTTCCTCAAGCGCGAGATCGCCAAACCCATCATCGGCTGGCAGGACAGTCCTCAGCTCGGCTACGAGATCCTTCCGAACAAGTACTTCTACCGCTACCAGCCGCCCACGCCCGCCAAGGATTTACTCGCCGAGTTCTGGAAGCTGGAGAAGGAGTCGGAGAGGATGCTGGAGGGGTTGGCGAACTCGCGATGA
- a CDS encoding type II toxin-antitoxin system HicB family antitoxin, translating to MSKYELIIYWSREDDAFVVEVPELPGCMADGATYEEAVANAQAAIREWVETAKAIGRPIPQPKGRLMYA from the coding sequence ATGAGCAAGTACGAACTCATTATCTACTGGAGCAGGGAGGACGATGCCTTCGTAGTCGAAGTACCGGAACTGCCCGGCTGTATGGCCGATGGGGCTACCTACGAAGAAGCCGTAGCCAATGCGCAGGCGGCTATTCGGGAATGGGTCGAAACGGCCAAGGCGATTGGGCGGCCCATTCCTCAGCCCAAGGGACGCCTCATGTACGCGTGA
- a CDS encoding nucleotidyltransferase domain-containing protein: MISEQVLNQARDRLVAQFQPHRVILFGSQARGTADECSDVDLLVVCPLTGSRRSLMVAMDRALAGLGFARDVVVITPEEFERDRDIPGTVARPASLEGKVLYERPR; encoded by the coding sequence ATGATCAGCGAGCAAGTATTAAATCAAGCCAGGGATCGTCTAGTCGCTCAATTTCAACCACACCGCGTGATTCTGTTTGGCTCGCAAGCGCGGGGAACGGCGGATGAGTGCAGTGATGTCGATCTTCTGGTGGTATGCCCGCTGACTGGCAGTCGCCGGTCACTGATGGTAGCGATGGATCGGGCGCTCGCCGGTTTGGGGTTTGCACGGGACGTCGTGGTCATTACCCCTGAGGAGTTCGAGCGCGACCGTGATATTCCTGGCACCGTCGCTCGCCCGGCCTCCCTGGAAGGGAAGGTGCTTTATGAGCGTCCTCGATGA
- a CDS encoding ATP-binding protein has product MYSPFEKDLASVSVDDLATLRHVSEGWFVEYKELLPSPKDIAKSVGAFANHQGGWLFIGVQESKDGLRTAAAFPGLDADTVSGCVDRIRDAVRAHTDPTPHFEIRVVYGPSADAAVTHSKAIVIVRVGSGANPPYIHSSGRIYRRVADSSEPKPETDRAVIDLLVDRGQQSRKRLTSFLTAEHVLSKTESNSSFLRLFFIQDLFGDRGDSVDLSFTDFAELVRSPTSSPISLNFDNVFTMSEGFGARHIGQNDPQYRLLTWEFYANGASIFTVPVALGDPRCNSRFTFAKDFVLQLQKLPVERIVDTNQFIVVLAALYGMHLAAINKAGIAGPVFSKVRLLNVWRKIPFFDSEAFLLHVRNCGVPVCQEDSALAPPGTAPESFLELKVQKAENASGNDRLHGLIVSVVSLLASVMEALGIPTEILCKSSKELYAAAERSLPIVYRG; this is encoded by the coding sequence ATGTACTCGCCATTCGAAAAGGATCTTGCTTCAGTTTCTGTCGACGATCTCGCCACCCTTCGGCACGTGAGCGAGGGATGGTTCGTTGAGTACAAAGAGCTGTTGCCGTCACCGAAGGACATCGCCAAGTCGGTGGGGGCTTTTGCAAACCACCAAGGCGGTTGGCTATTCATAGGCGTTCAAGAGTCTAAAGACGGGTTGCGGACTGCGGCGGCCTTTCCTGGCCTCGACGCTGATACGGTTAGCGGTTGTGTGGACCGTATCAGAGACGCGGTTCGCGCGCATACGGATCCGACTCCGCACTTCGAAATCCGGGTGGTCTACGGACCTTCAGCGGATGCTGCCGTGACCCATTCTAAAGCCATCGTCATAGTACGTGTTGGGAGTGGGGCAAATCCGCCGTACATCCATAGTTCCGGGCGGATCTACCGACGTGTGGCGGACAGCTCAGAGCCGAAACCAGAGACAGATCGCGCTGTGATCGATCTCCTTGTTGATCGAGGCCAGCAGTCCCGAAAGCGTCTCACGTCGTTTTTGACCGCAGAGCACGTGCTCTCCAAAACTGAAAGCAACAGTTCCTTCCTCCGCTTGTTTTTCATACAGGATCTGTTCGGTGATCGCGGCGATAGCGTAGATTTGTCGTTTACGGATTTTGCTGAGCTGGTACGCTCGCCCACTTCCAGTCCGATCAGTCTGAACTTCGACAACGTGTTTACGATGTCGGAGGGATTTGGGGCGAGACATATCGGCCAGAACGACCCGCAGTATCGGCTCTTGACGTGGGAGTTCTACGCGAATGGCGCTTCGATCTTTACGGTACCTGTGGCATTGGGCGACCCTCGGTGCAATTCGCGCTTCACTTTCGCCAAGGACTTCGTGCTTCAGTTGCAGAAGTTACCAGTGGAAAGGATCGTCGACACAAATCAGTTTATTGTAGTGTTGGCAGCGCTATACGGAATGCACCTCGCCGCAATCAACAAGGCAGGGATTGCGGGTCCTGTGTTTAGCAAGGTACGCCTGCTCAATGTGTGGCGGAAGATCCCCTTCTTTGACTCCGAGGCGTTCTTGCTGCATGTGCGAAACTGCGGTGTCCCAGTGTGTCAAGAGGATTCTGCGCTCGCGCCACCAGGGACAGCACCGGAGTCGTTCTTAGAGCTTAAGGTCCAGAAGGCGGAGAATGCGTCAGGTAACGATAGGTTGCACGGTTTGATTGTCAGTGTCGTATCGCTACTTGCTTCCGTCATGGAGGCGCTTGGGATTCCCACGGAAATCTTGTGTAAGTCTAGCAAGGAACTGTATGCAGCAGCCGAGCGCAGCCTTCCAATCGTATATCGTGGATGA
- a CDS encoding type II toxin-antitoxin system HicA family toxin produces the protein MSNWKKTREKLLLGSADASMDFEEICVMLRHLGFSERQGHGNHRIFYKEGVTEIINLQPRGGKGKPYQMKQVRQILLRYHMTED, from the coding sequence ATGAGCAACTGGAAGAAGACGCGGGAAAAGCTCCTGCTGGGCTCGGCGGACGCGAGCATGGATTTCGAGGAAATCTGTGTGATGCTGCGACATCTCGGGTTCTCTGAGCGCCAGGGGCACGGGAACCACCGTATCTTCTACAAGGAAGGGGTGACGGAAATTATCAACTTGCAGCCACGCGGCGGCAAGGGGAAGCCGTATCAGATGAAGCAGGTCCGACAGATCCTGCTGCGTTATCACATGACGGAGGATTGA
- a CDS encoding DUF2283 domain-containing protein, translating into MKLKVDEQADALYLNLSETPASRSEEVAPGIIVDYDEQDRVVGIEMLYLSKRASTTDVRRLLFESVPITG; encoded by the coding sequence ATGAAACTGAAAGTTGATGAACAGGCCGACGCGCTGTATCTCAATTTGAGCGAGACGCCGGCGAGCCGTTCCGAAGAAGTTGCACCGGGCATCATCGTGGATTATGACGAACAGGATCGCGTAGTGGGCATCGAGATGCTCTACCTTTCGAAACGTGCGTCGACGACGGATGTCCGTCGGCTGTTGTTTGAATCGGTCCCTATCACGGGTTGA
- a CDS encoding DUF4258 domain-containing protein — protein MDYALTQHARDALEKRRIALQWVKQVLTRPEWIEPDPVDPNLEHRLAPVAEFGNRVLRVVVNGTASPQRVVTAYFDRRRTKS, from the coding sequence ATGGACTACGCGCTGACCCAGCATGCACGCGACGCACTGGAAAAGCGGCGTATTGCGCTGCAATGGGTCAAGCAGGTTCTAACTCGGCCGGAATGGATCGAGCCTGACCCGGTTGACCCGAATCTGGAACATCGCCTTGCACCGGTCGCCGAATTCGGTAACCGAGTGCTGCGGGTGGTCGTCAACGGTACTGCGAGCCCGCAGCGGGTAGTCACGGCATACTTCGATCGCAGGAGGACAAAATCATGA
- the leuC gene encoding 3-isopropylmalate dehydratase large subunit produces MAETLLDKVWRAHTVRTLPSGQTQLFIGLHLIHEVTSPQAFQMLREAGLTVRFPDRTFATLDHIVPTASQLRPFADAMAEQMTVHLTRNCKEFGISFFDLDNDRQGIVHVIGPELGLTQPGITIACGDSHTSTHGALGALAFGIGTSQVRDILATQCLAMAKPKLRQIRVEGRLARGVYAKDVILAIIGRLGVNGGVGYAYEYAGSAIHAMSIEERLTICNMSIEGGARVGYVNPDATTFEYLKGRPFAPHGEAFDRAVAWWRGMVTDPDAAFDDVIRLDAPSIEPMLTWGINPGQSIGVGERIPHPHDAPDVDRAAWAEALAFMDLESGRPIAGTPIDVAFIGSCTNGRLSDLRVAAEVVRGRTVAKGIRALVVPGSQAVARAAEAEGLHEIFLTAGFEWRKAGCSLCLGMNEDKLTGREICAASSNRNFKGRMGSPTGRTLLMSPAMVAAAAIQGRITDVREMLP; encoded by the coding sequence ATGGCTGAAACCCTTCTTGACAAGGTCTGGCGGGCCCATACGGTTCGAACGCTGCCCTCGGGGCAGACGCAGCTTTTCATCGGCCTGCACCTGATCCACGAGGTGACCAGCCCGCAGGCTTTTCAGATGCTGCGGGAGGCGGGGCTCACCGTCCGCTTCCCGGATCGGACCTTTGCCACCCTCGACCACATCGTCCCCACCGCCTCGCAACTCCGCCCCTTCGCCGACGCGATGGCCGAGCAGATGACCGTCCACCTGACCAGAAACTGCAAGGAGTTCGGCATCTCGTTCTTTGACCTGGACAACGACCGGCAAGGGATCGTTCACGTCATCGGGCCGGAGCTTGGACTCACCCAGCCGGGCATAACCATCGCCTGCGGCGACAGCCACACCTCCACCCACGGGGCGTTGGGGGCACTGGCGTTCGGCATCGGCACCAGTCAGGTGCGCGATATCCTGGCGACCCAATGCCTGGCAATGGCGAAGCCAAAGCTCCGGCAAATCCGGGTAGAAGGCAGGCTGGCGCGTGGGGTCTACGCCAAGGATGTGATCCTGGCGATCATTGGCAGGTTGGGTGTGAATGGCGGGGTGGGTTACGCCTATGAGTACGCGGGATCAGCCATTCATGCGATGTCGATAGAAGAGCGCCTAACTATCTGTAACATGAGCATCGAGGGCGGGGCGCGCGTCGGCTATGTGAATCCCGACGCCACGACCTTCGAATATCTCAAGGGACGCCCGTTTGCGCCGCATGGCGAGGCGTTTGACCGGGCTGTTGCCTGGTGGAGGGGCATGGTGACTGATCCCGATGCTGCTTTCGACGATGTCATCCGACTGGACGCCCCCTCGATTGAGCCTATGCTCACCTGGGGCATCAACCCTGGGCAATCGATAGGGGTGGGCGAGCGGATCCCGCATCCACACGACGCGCCCGATGTGGACCGGGCTGCCTGGGCCGAGGCACTCGCCTTCATGGACCTTGAGTCCGGCCGGCCAATCGCCGGGACGCCGATCGATGTCGCCTTCATCGGCTCCTGCACCAACGGACGTCTCTCTGACTTGCGGGTTGCGGCCGAGGTTGTCCGGGGGCGAACGGTGGCGAAGGGGATCCGGGCCCTCGTCGTTCCAGGGTCCCAGGCAGTGGCTAGGGCGGCCGAGGCCGAGGGATTGCACGAGATCTTTCTGACGGCCGGGTTTGAGTGGCGCAAGGCGGGCTGTTCGCTCTGTCTTGGGATGAATGAGGATAAGCTGACTGGCCGCGAGATCTGCGCCGCTTCCAGTAACCGAAACTTCAAGGGACGCATGGGCAGCCCCACGGGCCGGACCCTCCTCATGAGCCCGGCCATGGTGGCGGCGGCGGCCATCCAAGGGCGGATCACAGACGTGCGAGAGATGCTGCCATGA
- a CDS encoding DUF433 domain-containing protein translates to MATKTLDQHIEVTPGIAGGKPRIAGHRITVQNIVIWHERIGKSVDEIVSEYDLTLADVYAALAYYYDHRSEIDHDIEESKAFVKALRESTPSKLKQKLYGTED, encoded by the coding sequence ATGGCTACGAAAACGCTGGACCAACATATCGAGGTGACCCCTGGAATAGCTGGTGGGAAGCCTCGTATTGCAGGGCATCGCATTACGGTGCAAAACATTGTGATCTGGCATGAGCGGATCGGCAAAAGCGTTGATGAGATTGTTTCTGAGTACGACTTGACTCTGGCGGATGTCTACGCGGCACTGGCCTACTACTACGACCATCGATCCGAGATCGACCACGATATCGAAGAGAGCAAGGCCTTCGTCAAGGCTCTGAGGGAGAGTACCCCTTCGAAGCTGAAGCAGAAGCTGTATGGAACAGAAGATTAG